Proteins co-encoded in one Phycodurus eques isolate BA_2022a chromosome 14, UOR_Pequ_1.1, whole genome shotgun sequence genomic window:
- the ppie gene encoding peptidyl-prolyl cis-trans isomerase E, whose protein sequence is MAASKRVLYVGGLAEEVDEKVLHAAFIPFGDITDIQIPLDYETEKHRGFAFVEFELAEDAAAAIDNMNESELFGRTVRVNIAKPMRIKEGSSRPVWSDDDWLKKFSGKTLEEAEVDAAGETGTTAAQEAEPPAKKGRINPQVYMDIKIGNKPAGRLRFLLRADIVPMTAENFRCLCTHEKGFGYKGSSFHRIIPQFMCQGGDFTNHNGTGGKSIYGRKFDDENFVLKHTAPGQLSMANSGTNTNGSQFFIATDKTDWLDGKHVVFGELVEGMDVLRAMEAQGTKDGKAKQKVIISDCGECV, encoded by the exons ATGGCGGCAAGCAAACGAGTCTTGTATGTTG GTGGGCTGGCAGAGGAAGTGGACGAGAAAGTGTTGCATGCTGCTTTTATCCCCTTCGGAGACATCACAGATATCCAAATACCATTAGACTATGAGACAG AAAAACACAGAGGATTTGCATTTGTTGAGTTTGAGCTGGCAGAG GATGCTGCAGCTGCTATTGATAACATG AATGAATCTGAGCTTTTCGGTCGGACAGTACGCGTCAACATCGCCAAGCCGATGAGAATCAAAGAAGGATCCTCTCGACCAG TGTGGTCGGATGATGACTGGCTGAAGAAGTTCTCGGGGAAGACTTTAGAAGAAGCTGAGGTGGACGCGGCGGGAGAAACAGGCACCACTGCTGCACAAGAG GCTGAGCCCCCTGCTAAAAAGGGCAGAATTAATCCGCAGGTTTACATGGACATCAAGATCGGCAACAAACCTGCAGGGAGACTTCGCTTCCTCCTTCGGGCCGACATTGTTCCCATGACAGCAG aAAATTTCCGCTGTTTATGCACACACGAAAAAGGATTTGGCTACAAAGGGAGCAGCTTTCATCGCATCATTCCCCAGTTCATGTGCCAAGGAGGTGACTTCACCAACCACAACGGCACTGGTGGCAAGTCCATATATGGCCGTAAATTCGATGATGAAAACTTTGTCCTCAAACACACTGCTCCAG GGCAGCTCTCCATGGCCAACTCTGGAACCAACACTAACGGCTCTCAATTCTTCATCGCCACTGACAAAACAGACTGGCTGGATGGCAAACATGTGGTGTTCGGAGAGCTGGTGGAGGGGATGGATGTGCTTCGTGCAATGGAG gCCCAAGGGACCAAAGATGGCAAGGCGAAGCAGAAAGTCATCATCTCAGACTGTGGCGAATGTGTGTAA
- the pabpc4 gene encoding polyadenylate-binding protein 4 isoform X2: MNFDVVKGKPIRIMWSQRDPSLRKSGVGNVFIKNLDKSIDNKALYDTFSAFGNILSCKVVCDENGSKGYAFVHFETQDAADRAIEKMNGMLLNDRKVFVGRFKSRKEREAELGAKAKEFTNVYIKNFGDDMDDEHLKELFDKYGKTLSVKVMTDPTGKSRGFGFVSYEKHEDANKAVEDMNGTDHNGKTVFVGRAQKKMERQAELKRKFEMLKQERISRYQGVNLYIKNLDDTIDDEKLRKEFSPFGSITSAKVMLEEGRSKGFGFVCFSSPEEATKAVTEMNGRIVGSKPLYVALAQRKEERKAHLTNQYMQRIAGMRAMPANAIINQFQPTGGYFMPTVPQAQNRTTYYAPNQMAQIRPNPRWQQGGRGQGGFQGMPSSLRQPRTNLRHMSPNSNTQGPRGSGQTIGPRPSMGVPGPRTVPPYKYATGVRNPNPLVVQPIALQQTQPAVHVQGQEPLTASMLASAPPQEQKQMLGERLFPLIQAMHANLAGKITGMLLEIDNSELLHMLESHESLRSKVEEAVAVLQAHQAKKDATQKVGSMTNSGAATTS; encoded by the exons ATGAACTTTGACGTGGTGAAAGGAAAGCCGATCAGAATCATGTGGTCCCAAAGAGATCCCTCCCTcaggaagtctggagtgggCAACGTGTTTATCAAGAACCTTGACAAGTCCATTGATAACAAAGCGCTGTATGACACCTTCTCAGCCTTTGGAAACATCCTGTCTTGCAAG GTggtgtgtgatgaaaatggctCCAAAGGCTACGCCTTTGTCCACTTTGAGACCCAGGATGCCGCTGACCGTGCCATTGAGAAAATGAACGGCATGCTTTTGAATGACCGCAAGGT GTTTGTAGGTCGCTTTAAATCTCGCAAGGAGCGTGAGGCCGAGCTTGGCGCCAAAGCCAAGGAGTTCACAAATGTCTACATCAAGAACTTTGGTGACGATATGGATGATGAGCACCTTAAGGAGCTATTTGACAAATATG GCAAAACACTCAGTGTGAAGGTGATGACAGACCCTACTGGCAAATCCAGAGGCTTTGGATTTGTTAGTTATGAGAAACATGAGGATGCTAACAAG GCTGTGGAGGACATGAACGGCACAGATCACAACGGCAAGACTGTGTTTGTGGGACGAGCTCAGAAGAAAATGGAGCGACAGGCAGAGCTCAAGCGCAAGTTTGAGATGCTGAAACAGGAAAGAATCAGCCGCTATCAG GGTGTTAATCTTTACATCAAGAATCTAGATGACACCATTGATGATGAAAAACTGCGTAAGGAGTTTTCACCATTTGGGTCCATTACGAGTGCCAAG GTGATGCTGGAGGAGGGTCGCTCCAAGGGTTTTGGCTTTGTTTGCTTCTCTTCCCCCGAGGAGGCCACCAAAGCCGTAACTGAGATGAACGGACGCATCGTTGGCTCCAAACCACTCTATGTGGCTCTTGCTCAGCGCAAAGAGGAGCGTAAAGCTCATCTCACCAACCAGTACATGCAGCGCATCGCTGGCATGAGGGCCATGCCGGCCAACGCCATCATTAATCAGTTCCAACCCACCGGTGGCTACTTCATGCCAACCGTACCACAG GCCCAGAATAGAACGACTTACTACGCACCTAATCAGATGGCCCAGATCCGACCAAATCCCCGGTGGCAACAAGGTGGTAGGGGTCAAG GTGGTTTCCAAGGAATGCCCAGCTCACTGCGTCAACCACGTACCAACCTGAGACACATGTCTCCGAACAGCAACACGCAGGGCCCGAGAG GTTCTGGCCAGACCATTGGTCCTCGTCCTTCAATGGGAGTACCAGGCCCCCGGACTGTGCCGCCTTACAAATACGCCACTGGTGTGCGCAACCCTAATCCCCTGGTGGTACAACCTATTGCCTTACAGCAG ACTCAGCCAGCTGTGCATGTTCAGGGTCAGGAGCCGCTGACGGCTTCCATGCTGGCTTCTGCACCACCACAGGAGCAGAAGCAGATGCTCG GAGAACGTCTTTTCCCACTGATTCAGGCCATGCACGCCAACCTTGCAGGAAAGATCACAGGCATGCTTCTTGAGATCGACAACTCTGAACTGCTACATATGCTGGAATCTCATGAATCATTGCGTTCCAAG GTGGAAGAAGCTGTTGCAGTACTGCAGGCCCACCAGGCAAAGAAAGATGCCACTCAGAAAGTAGGCAGCATGACTAATAGCGGTGCTGCTACCACTTCCTGA